atgtagcttaccacattgaatgtgtggactgcatgactgatctcttctcagttctcactctaacgcaatttgagtgtctagaaacacactaaattaattcaatattactattattaatgaggtaaacaagttatcttttgaaggagtagtcagtaatctgattacttcttcccagtttaactgtggcgacattatctaaatgaaagcaaaacagatgtcatcttttttggccaacatgcttgacctcgaacagtacagtagaaaatggatggatggatgttgactatgCTCATGCTATTTTTAGAGCAGACGTGTCTCTAAAGATAAATGTGAAAATGGCAGtagttattgtccaccagcagggggagctctttactagtactactgcgtggaggctggcatgtggtacattatttcctgtgtttgtatgacttattcagagggagaaccgCACACTttcattaaggattgcaggaatgacttttaggatgtttttatatgaataaggtggattggacgttggcctgggaaggcattcccctgaaggtcttcttcatgtgtcagctggaagtaccctgactgctgtgaggggaaactgatgagattgggagatcatatgttggtgcaggacaatgtctcatgtgactgagcaaagctggacttttctgaagaatgtttgttttgtcctgtcccgcagacctcaATGAAGAACATCTACCTCATGAGCGGGAGGTGGAACCACAGTACCCCCACATACAcaaggaagaagaggtaccacattcccaacacatcaaagagggaggagaggagccacatcccccccacattaaagaggaacatgaggcgccacagacccataatgttaaactgacccttcacattaaagggcaagcggaggacccactcatcttacacatcaaaaaggaagaggatgatccactgacccctcaatttaaggagcaagagaacccactgacccctcacattaaagaggaagaagaggaccaagagccgccgcacattaaagaggaagaggaggaagagggcatcagtcagcctaaatggttggaggagttcccagtgactggtgtccctgtgaagagtgaagatgatgaggtgaaaggtgaaagtgaggagaggggaggaggggagcctccaagcagcagctcaacacaacacatgacaacagaagctgatggagaccactgtggaggatcacaagcagacaagctcttagctccactatcagatagtgaggacacaacgtcacactctcctgacactgatgatgaagactctaaagatgataagacatgtcacactgacaacactcacttcacatgtcctcactgtcacaaaacttttaaataccattgtcgtctgaaatcacacatgagaacacacactggagaaaaaacttttatctgttcactctgtggtaaaggttttgcacaaagtaacaatttgaaagtacacatgagaacacacactggtgaaaaagctttttcctgttcaacctgtggtaaaggttttacacaaagtcagaatttgaaagcacacaagagaacacacacttgtgataaatcacattcctgttcaatctgcaacagaagctttggtgaCCAACcaacccttgtagcacacatgagaacacacagtggtaaaaaaactttttcttgttcaatatgtggtaaaggttttacacaaagtcaggatttgaaagtacacatgagaacacacactggtgaaaaacctttttcttgttcaacctgtggtaaaagttttacacaaagtcaaagtttgaaaagacacatgagaacacacactggtgaaaaagctttttcctgttcaatctgtggtaaaggttttacacaaagtcaagatgtgaaagtacacatgacaacacacactggtgaaaaatcacattcctgttcaatctgcaacagaagctttggtgaacgatcaagccttgtagcacacatgagaatacacccgggagagaaagtgttgagttgcagtgtgtgtggtgaaagattgtcttctaagtaccagtgtaagaaacacaagtgtgctggtgagaacagcagcagcaaatgaaactgcaggatttgaaataaactgtccagactttcattttgactttctaacaacatcagtacatataacatgttattgtttgtgtaacaatcttttttaatatgcttctacatttatagatgagATGGTTTGGAATatggaaatattacatatttgtatttctaattgttaataatcccatagattatcacctttatatgatatacatatgtactgcttcacatctgaaacatcttctggaccacttcaggaagcatattattatttactttatacatcatttgaacagttgtcttttatacaattttgaaatgttaagttttattaatcatttgttgggtctctataatccattgtattaattatctttattactgTCTTTTGTAATattatgattgtgttgtgattgttttatatgtatgtccccagacctttatgcaatattaaaaaatagattaaatggctgaattgtttgtggaaggatggttttgtttttacttacatttgtggataaaacacaaatttcaattattgtgttttaaaacattttaatgtttttttttgttgttatttttataacatcctccaaaacaatatcaatatcattcaaagtttggaatgtcaggcaaaagccaattcTGTACATCATCCTACAGAGATTTACTTGGCATAAATTCATAGAGCTTTTCCGTTGGCGAGGGCAGAAATTGGCGTTTTATCCGATTTTGAGTCacaaatatatcagattgtaatcAGGGTGCCAATGCTGGATACTTTTATGGACACTTTATGGACGATTTTAAAGTGATCAAGGCGTATTTGTTTGTCTAAAAGACATATCACCGACCGTCAGCGAGCTTGGTGTGTCTTTAGCCAGGTGGCTAGCTAGCCAGTCCCTTCCGCTAACCTCCAGCTCGCCTTGAACTTTAAAGTTTGCTATTTTCGCCACAATTTTATCCACTTAGTTAATCGCTTTTGATGTTTGTGAGTTAACAACTGTTGTTTTGTCGAAGCTTGGTATTTTAACAATTTGCACATTTGAAATGCTGTGTCTATAGGCCTCCTAGTGCTGATGCTTTTGTATCTGAAGGAGTTATGTGAGATGTTTGACAGGGAATAGAGAAATCTATTTACTGGGTGATATGAATGTTGACTAGCTGGGACAGGGGCGTACAAACACAAATAATTGACTATCCATTTTAAATGCTTGcaattgtcatgatctgtggtctagatcatgtgttgtttagttatgttctgtaagttttggactccatt
The nucleotide sequence above comes from Nerophis ophidion isolate RoL-2023_Sa unplaced genomic scaffold, RoL_Noph_v1.0 HiC_scaffold_40, whole genome shotgun sequence. Encoded proteins:
- the LOC133546732 gene encoding oocyte zinc finger protein XlCOF22-like isoform X1, which gives rise to MCERTIAKYEEELCPTKEEKERQHQKPQVVLHRTDVQQLPHIKKEEEDPQPPHIKEEEEEVWMSQEGECPVGQEEADVSKFPLTVVSVKTEEHEDKPPESSQLHHSPNLNEEHLPHEREVEPQYPHIHKEEEVPHSQHIKEGGEEPHPPHIKEEHEAPQTHNVKLTLHIKGQAEDPLILHIKKEEDDPLTPQFKEQENPLTPHIKEEEEDQEPPHIKEEEEEEGISQPKWLEEFPVTGVPVKSEDDEVKGESEERGGGEPPSSSSTQHMTTEADGDHCGGSQADKLLAPLSDSEDTTSHSPDTDDEDSKDDKTCHTDNTHFTCPHCHKTFKYHCRLKSHMRTHTGEKTFICSLCGKGFAQSNNLKVHMRTHTGEKAFSCSTCGKGFTQSQNLKAHKRTHTCDKSHSCSICNRSFGDQPTLVAHMRTHSGKKTFSCSICGKGFTQSQDLKVHMRTHTGEKPFSCSTCGKSFTQSQSLKRHMRTHTGEKAFSCSICGKGFTQSQDVKVHMTTHTGEKSHSCSICNRSFGERSSLVAHMRIHPGEKVLSCSVCGERLSSKYQCKKHKCAGENSSSK
- the LOC133546732 gene encoding oocyte zinc finger protein XlCOF22-like isoform X2 — translated: MCQRTTAEYEEELCPTKEEKERQHEKHQVVLHRTDVQQLPHIKKEEEDPQPPHIKEEEEEVWMSQEGECPVGQEEADVSKFPLTVVSVKTEEHEDKPPESSQLHHSPNLNEEHLPHEREVEPQYPHIHKEEEVPHSQHIKEGGEEPHPPHIKEEHEAPQTHNVKLTLHIKGQAEDPLILHIKKEEDDPLTPQFKEQENPLTPHIKEEEEDQEPPHIKEEEEEEGISQPKWLEEFPVTGVPVKSEDDEVKGESEERGGGEPPSSSSTQHMTTEADGDHCGGSQADKLLAPLSDSEDTTSHSPDTDDEDSKDDKTCHTDNTHFTCPHCHKTFKYHCRLKSHMRTHTGEKTFICSLCGKGFAQSNNLKVHMRTHTGEKAFSCSTCGKGFTQSQNLKAHKRTHTCDKSHSCSICNRSFGDQPTLVAHMRTHSGKKTFSCSICGKGFTQSQDLKVHMRTHTGEKPFSCSTCGKSFTQSQSLKRHMRTHTGEKAFSCSICGKGFTQSQDVKVHMTTHTGEKSHSCSICNRSFGERSSLVAHMRIHPGEKVLSCSVCGERLSSKYQCKKHKCAGENSSSK
- the LOC133546732 gene encoding zinc finger protein 391-like isoform X3, producing MCERTIAKYEEELCPTKEEKERQHQKPQVVLHRTDVQQLPHIKKEEEDPQPPHIKEEEEEVWMSQEGECPVGQEEADVSKFPLTVVSVKTEEHEDKPPESSQLHHSPNLNEEHLPHEREVEPQYPHIHKEEEEPHPPHIKEEHEAPQTHNVKLTLHIKGQAEDPLILHIKKEEDDPLTPQFKEQENPLTPHIKEEEEDQEPPHIKEEEEEEGISQPKWLEEFPVTGVPVKSEDDEVKGESEERGGGEPPSSSSTQHMTTEADGDHCGGSQADKLLAPLSDSEDTTSHSPDTDDEDSKDDKTCHTDNTHFTCPHCHKTFKYHCRLKSHMRTHTGEKTFICSLCGKGFAQSNNLKVHMRTHTGEKAFSCSTCGKGFTQSQNLKAHKRTHTCDKSHSCSICNRSFGDQPTLVAHMRTHSGKKTFSCSICGKGFTQSQDLKVHMRTHTGEKPFSCSTCGKSFTQSQSLKRHMRTHTGEKAFSCSICGKGFTQSQDVKVHMTTHTGEKSHSCSICNRSFGERSSLVAHMRIHPGEKVLSCSVCGERLSSKYQCKKHKCAGENSSSK